The stretch of DNA CCTTATGCTGATCGTCCACGATACCGCGCGGCAACGCGCCCTCGAAGAAAACCTGATCCAGGCGGCCAAGCTCTCCGCCCTCGGAGAGATCGTCGCGCGTGCCGCCCACGAATTAAACAATCCGATCACCGCCATCCTCGGCTATGGCGAATTGCTGAAAGGGACAGCGACCGACGATTCCCAGCGCCAGCGATTCGATCGAATGTTGGAAGAGACGCACCGCTGCCGTCGCATCGTCGAGAATCTTCTTACGTTTTCTCGCCGCGCCGAACACAGTCGCAGGCCCGTGGACATCAACGGCCTTGTCGGCGAGGCTTTGTCGCTGTATGAATACGCGCTTCGTCTCGACGAAATCGAGGTCGATGTGAAGCTTGATCCGGATTTGCCGCAACTCAAAGTGAGCGCGCAGGACATTCAACGCGCCTTTCTCAACATTCTCAATAACGCCCACCAGGCACTGCTCGAGGTTGGTGATCGCCCCCGGCGCTTGAGCATATCCACCTCATTGAGCGGTCCCAATGTGCGCATTGGGTTTCGCGACAATGGCCCCGGTATCTCCGAGGAAGCAAGGACCCGTTTGTTCGACCCATTCTTCACAACGAAGCCCTTAGGCCAAGGAATAGGGCTCGGGCTGAGCATCGCCCACGGGATCGTGGCCGATCACTGTGGCCGCATCGAAGTGGAATCGGCGCCAGGTCATGGCGCGACCTTCACGATACTACTTCCTGTGACGCCGTAGCGCAGTTGTTAGTGCTCGATGTCGTTGCCGGGATTCTGTCGGCTACGCATTGCGTAGTGCGCAAGCACCACAACGCTGAACACCACATAAACCAACGCGGCAGACGGCGCTTCGCTTATCACGATGAGCATGAACCCCAGTGATGTCGCCACAGCCACGACGGCAGTCACCTTCAACAATGCCGGAGGAATCTGAAGATACGCCGCGCCGTACTCTGCCGGCATTCTTCGCGGCAGTCGCACGCTCGCGATGCTCAGCATCACCGTCATCAGCAAGATGCCCACCGCGGCCATAATCCCGTAGTAATCGATGGATGCGTTGAAGCCCAGCAGCACAAACACCAGCACGAAGAACGCCGTCTCGGCATGCAACGGACTCCGCGTACGTCCGTTTACGACTCCCAGCCAGGCGGGAAGCACCCCTTCGCGCGCTTGCGCGAACACCTCTCGCGGCAACGCGATCGCTGCTGCATTCAGTGAGGTCAGGCCCGCGCTCAGCGCCCCGATGCCCAAAAAGAATACCAACGGCGCGGGCATGAACAGGGCCGCCGATTCTGACAGCGGTGCCTTCATCGCGCGGATATGCTCCGGGTCATACGGAATGGAGTTCACGAACGTCGCGCCCACCGCAACGTAGAGAACCAGAACGATCACGCCGCCGATGCCCAGCGACAACGGAATGTTCCGCTTCGCATGTTGCATCTCTTCGCCCATTTCCGCGATCACTTGAAACCCCATGCACACGGAATAACAAAGTATCGTCCCCATGGCAAAACCGCCCGCACCCTTGGGAAAATCCAGCGCAAACGATATCGGAACCTTCACGGCGCCAAGGGCTGCATAGGACGTCAAGGCCAGGAACAACTGCACGACCATGGCGATCTGCAGCCACATCGCCAGCTTCAAACCAAATTGGTACATCGCAAAAAATACCGCGAGGATCGCAAAGCTTATGGCCATGTCAGGTACGCCGCCGGGGATGTGCTGACTAATGTACTTCGCCAGACCCACCGTTACGACGCACGTCGAGCATGCGCCACCCAGTATCGCCCACGACGACGTGAGCGCGCCCATCGCCGGCGACATCAAGTGCGCAGCATAGTAGTATCCGCCCCCCGCCTTGGGCATGGCGCTCGAAAGCTGCATCAGGGGGGTGACGCCCACCATCGAAATGGCTATCGCGATCAGAAACGCAAGCCACTGCGAAGTGCCCGCCGCGATCGAAATCTGGGCGATAAGCGCATAGATCCCAATCCCTATCACCCCGCCAACAACCAACGCGACACCACCCAGTAGTGTCACGGGTTTTGCCAGCTCTTGCTCAATCGGCGTTGCTGCAGAAATGGATGACGCGTTCTCCGGCGAAACAGTCACGGTAGCTCTCCCTGATTGTTCGTGCACAATCAGGGCGAAGGGTAGGGCACCCGCGAATCCTTGTCAAGATGTGGGACGAGAAAGCAGTTGCGGCAAGACGGGTTGGACCTGCACCAATCCTGATAGACCTGCAGGAGTCCTTGTTGCGCGCGAAAATCGATTCGCAGGGGGATCGCTTTTCCAAACAAGCGCGGCAACATGATTTTCACGATGTGATTGTCTGGTTCTTTCGGAAGCGCCGCGAACAACGCATGCACGCCTTCTTCCGCGGTCCGGTCCTGCCTCTGGCGCGCCATGGCCAACGCGGCAGGTACGAAAACGTTGCCGATGATTGAGCGTACCCGCCCTGCCCCCAACAACGCGACAGGTTTGGCGAGCCGCTCGCTCGTCCACGAGTAATGCTCCGCCCAAAACCCCATCGGACGTGGAAACAACGCCTCAAGCGCCCTGCGCCGCTGAAGTGGGGGAGAGGCATCCTTCCAGATCGATGCCAGTGTGCTCGCGATACCGTCTTTGCTGGTCCTTGCCAGAAACCTCGCCGCTCCCGCCAGCCTGCGCTCTGGATAGTTGCACGGACGCACACCGCTGCGTGACCACCCAAGCGGCAGGCTGCGCAATCCGGAAAGATGCGCTTCCCTTAGCTCAGAGAGACGAACATGGTGCGGGTGCGCGTCTTCCTGCAAGGAAGGCAACAGTCCCCCGAGTTGTAGAAACGCCGTTTCCACTAGCATCGGATCGAGTCGCGCCAGTTGCACCACGCGTTCGTAAGGCAATTGCCGCGCCAACGCATGAAAGTGATTCTTGTACCGGACGAACCCGCAGGCCGTCATGAACATCTCGTAGATTGCCTGGTC from Candidatus Hydrogenedentota bacterium encodes:
- a CDS encoding APC family permease, coding for MTVSPENASSISAATPIEQELAKPVTLLGGVALVVGGVIGIGIYALIAQISIAAGTSQWLAFLIAIAISMVGVTPLMQLSSAMPKAGGGYYYAAHLMSPAMGALTSSWAILGGACSTCVVTVGLAKYISQHIPGGVPDMAISFAILAVFFAMYQFGLKLAMWLQIAMVVQLFLALTSYAALGAVKVPISFALDFPKGAGGFAMGTILCYSVCMGFQVIAEMGEEMQHAKRNIPLSLGIGGVIVLVLYVAVGATFVNSIPYDPEHIRAMKAPLSESAALFMPAPLVFFLGIGALSAGLTSLNAAAIALPREVFAQAREGVLPAWLGVVNGRTRSPLHAETAFFVLVFVLLGFNASIDYYGIMAAVGILLMTVMLSIASVRLPRRMPAEYGAAYLQIPPALLKVTAVVAVATSLGFMLIVISEAPSAALVYVVFSVVVLAHYAMRSRQNPGNDIEH
- a CDS encoding DUF2851 family protein, whose product is MKEGAAFSSDYARFHTVAREGAPVVSEEVVQCLWFDRLYRGSGLQTASGKAVRVLSPGWWNQGEGPDFRGAQIEIAGTLHSGDIEIHLDHAAWKQHGHHVDPRYDDVILVVVLDTRPPSSPPVTSSGRAIPCLLLGKFLELPVALLADTVVPDDFPYDTPMAQGKCAEICGAYGAAHLLEFLRLAGEWRLLNKARAMGERISRVGADQAIYEMFMTACGFVRYKNHFHALARQLPYERVVQLARLDPMLVETAFLQLGGLLPSLQEDAHPHHVRLSELREAHLSGLRSLPLGWSRSGVRPCNYPERRLAGAARFLARTSKDGIASTLASIWKDASPPLQRRRALEALFPRPMGFWAEHYSWTSERLAKPVALLGAGRVRSIIGNVFVPAALAMARQRQDRTAEEGVHALFAALPKEPDNHIVKIMLPRLFGKAIPLRIDFRAQQGLLQVYQDWCRSNPSCRNCFLVPHLDKDSRVPYPSP